A window of Aerococcus urinae contains these coding sequences:
- a CDS encoding ABC transporter permease subunit: MKTLMTLLKKEFLAQWRGGQLFILVLVFFVIGLMNTALALATPWMLEQIANQDNGLAIQVQAVEVTASMAWEQFFKNLPLAMLCFVFLESQLLTKEYQTGTLILVLTKGLKRSQFLLAKFIFLVTLWTGAYSICWLTTLTYTQYYLGNVNQDDLTLALLAWYGFGLLVVSLLLVSSTLATSSSGVLVTLFASLLVFYVLSVFPQSKDYSPILLTEGKALLGEGLDFEDCRQAIYTTGGLILGSLCLSFPLFNRRQL; encoded by the coding sequence ATGAAGACATTAATGACTTTACTGAAGAAGGAGTTTTTAGCCCAGTGGCGGGGTGGCCAGCTCTTTATTTTAGTTCTGGTTTTCTTTGTCATTGGTTTAATGAATACCGCCTTGGCCTTGGCGACCCCCTGGATGCTGGAACAAATTGCTAACCAAGACAACGGTCTAGCCATCCAGGTCCAAGCGGTGGAAGTGACGGCTTCCATGGCCTGGGAGCAGTTTTTTAAGAACCTCCCCTTAGCCATGCTCTGCTTTGTCTTTTTAGAGAGTCAGCTTTTGACCAAGGAATATCAGACGGGGACCTTGATTCTGGTCTTGACCAAGGGTTTGAAACGGAGCCAATTCCTTCTCGCCAAATTTATCTTCTTGGTCACGCTTTGGACCGGGGCCTATAGCATTTGCTGGCTAACCACCTTAACTTATACCCAATATTATTTGGGCAATGTTAACCAGGACGATTTAACCCTTGCCCTCTTAGCCTGGTATGGCTTTGGGCTTTTGGTTGTCAGTCTTCTCCTCGTATCTTCCACCCTGGCAACTTCCTCTAGTGGGGTCCTAGTGACCTTATTTGCTAGTCTCTTAGTCTTTTATGTGCTGAGTGTCTTCCCACAAAGTAAGGATTATTCTCCGATCCTCTTAACGGAAGGCAAGGCCTTATTGGGAGAAGGTTTGGATTTTGAAGACTGCCGTCAAGCAATCTATACTACGGGAGGGCTGATCCTGGGCAGTCTCTGTCTCAGTTTCCCCCTCTTTAACCGCCGGCAATTGTAG
- a CDS encoding ABC transporter ATP-binding protein: protein MAILTLDHVTKKFGGHTILDNLSLTVPQGSVFGFIGRNGAGKTTTMKLILGLMPADQGQIFVKGERVSYGQTQTNRYIGYLPDVPAFYPFMNGEEYLRFLGQIAGMSVRDAKKRSQELLDLVGLAQDKQRIKGYSRGMKQRLGIAQALMGRPQLLICDEPTSALDPLGRRDILAILSNIRQETTVLFSTHILSDVEKVCSHVALLNQGQIALAGPLEALTHQVGGPSYQVELDQVEDRLSFQTAFPKSQLNQAGKLRFSSQDYPLKVVLAWLADQDLALRQVERVETSLDDLFQEVVR from the coding sequence ATGGCAATTTTGACCTTGGACCATGTGACCAAAAAATTCGGTGGTCATACCATCCTTGATAATTTATCCTTGACGGTTCCCCAGGGCAGTGTCTTTGGTTTTATCGGAAGAAACGGAGCGGGGAAGACCACGACCATGAAACTTATCCTAGGCTTAATGCCTGCCGACCAGGGGCAAATTTTTGTTAAAGGTGAGCGGGTCAGCTATGGCCAGACCCAAACCAACCGCTATATCGGCTACCTTCCGGACGTGCCGGCCTTTTATCCCTTTATGAATGGGGAAGAATACCTGCGCTTTTTAGGGCAAATTGCTGGTATGTCTGTCAGGGATGCCAAGAAAAGGAGCCAGGAACTTTTAGACCTGGTAGGCCTAGCCCAAGATAAGCAACGGATCAAGGGCTATTCGCGGGGAATGAAGCAGCGGCTAGGGATTGCTCAAGCCTTAATGGGACGGCCACAATTATTAATTTGTGACGAACCTACCTCCGCCTTGGATCCCTTGGGGCGGCGCGATATCTTAGCGATTCTCTCTAATATCCGTCAGGAAACCACGGTGCTTTTTTCCACCCATATCTTGTCAGACGTGGAAAAGGTCTGTAGCCATGTGGCCCTCTTAAACCAGGGGCAGATTGCCTTAGCTGGGCCGCTGGAAGCTTTGACCCATCAGGTGGGTGGACCCAGCTACCAGGTCGAACTGGATCAGGTTGAAGACCGCTTAAGCTTTCAGACGGCCTTTCCTAAGAGCCAACTCAACCAGGCAGGTAAGTTACGCTTTTCTAGCCAAGATTATCCCTTGAAAGTAGTCTTAGCCTGGTTGGCTGACCAAGATTTAGCGCTCAGGCAAGTGGAGCGGGTGGAGACGTCTTTAGATGATTTATTTCAAGAGGTGGTTCGATGA
- the acpS gene encoding holo-ACP synthase yields MIKGIGTDLVDIKRIEKAQKQRPDFANRVLTASEREAMEANSSWKRQMEFLSGRWAAKEAFAKALGTGIGLSLSFQDLEILNDQKGRPCLNTAAYSGKIFLSITHTDDYAQAFVVLEE; encoded by the coding sequence ATGATCAAAGGAATTGGTACCGACTTAGTTGACATCAAACGGATTGAAAAAGCGCAAAAACAGCGCCCTGATTTTGCCAATCGGGTATTAACAGCAAGTGAACGAGAGGCCATGGAAGCTAATAGCAGCTGGAAGCGTCAGATGGAATTCCTTTCGGGACGCTGGGCGGCTAAAGAGGCCTTTGCCAAGGCCTTGGGGACCGGCATTGGCCTATCCCTATCCTTCCAGGACCTGGAAATATTAAATGACCAAAAGGGCCGCCCCTGCCTGAATACCGCCGCCTATTCGGGCAAGATTTTTCTTTCGATCACCCATACCGATGACTATGCCCAAGCCTTTGTGGTCTTAGAAGAATAA
- a CDS encoding DEAD/DEAH box helicase produces the protein MKFEELNLDPRLLQAVKNMGFEEATPIQAQTIPYALEGRDVLGQAQTGTGKTAAFGLPLLEKIDHHTDHIQALVIAPTRELAIQNGQELYRLGKEKGVRTVNVYGGANIRRQIHQIKKGAPVVVGTPGRLIDLMKRKVLNLNFIETLVLDEADEMLNMGFIEDIETIIRATPSNRQTLLFSATMPKEIQRIGEHFMQDPVTVKIEAKEMTADTIDQYFTKCHDREKFDLLTRFIDVSHAKLAIVFARTKRRVDEVSRGLIERGYQAEGIHGDLSQEKRSSIMKDFKDGRLEILVATDVAARGLDISNVTHVYNYDIPQDPESYVHRIGRTGRAGKGGMSITFVSNHEMGYLRTIENLTHKKMSPLRPPTEEEAFTGQIKQSLAAVEELLEEDRDDQYEEVVNYLSENYTAEQLALAVVRSQMKDKNDVKVSITPERPLGRKRSDKNRGKSHSKNRGQHKGRNHHSKPRPKNNKGQGKSKHTGNKKRSQAKKGNKPAKNQSTKQSFTIR, from the coding sequence ATGAAATTTGAAGAACTTAATTTAGATCCTAGACTGCTTCAAGCGGTTAAGAATATGGGCTTTGAAGAAGCCACCCCCATCCAAGCACAAACCATTCCCTACGCCTTAGAAGGACGGGATGTTTTAGGCCAAGCTCAAACCGGTACCGGAAAAACCGCTGCTTTTGGCCTCCCCCTCTTAGAAAAAATCGACCACCATACCGATCACATCCAAGCCTTGGTGATCGCCCCAACCCGGGAACTCGCCATCCAAAATGGCCAAGAACTTTATCGCCTGGGTAAGGAAAAAGGCGTTCGCACCGTTAATGTATACGGTGGGGCCAATATCCGTCGGCAAATCCACCAAATTAAAAAAGGCGCCCCTGTGGTAGTGGGAACGCCAGGCCGGTTAATTGATTTAATGAAACGCAAGGTCTTAAACCTAAACTTTATCGAAACCTTGGTTTTAGATGAAGCTGATGAGATGCTTAATATGGGCTTTATCGAAGACATTGAAACCATTATCCGCGCGACGCCGTCCAACCGGCAAACCTTGCTCTTTTCAGCCACCATGCCTAAGGAAATCCAACGCATTGGTGAGCATTTCATGCAAGATCCGGTAACGGTCAAAATCGAAGCCAAGGAAATGACCGCAGATACCATCGACCAGTACTTTACCAAGTGTCATGACCGGGAAAAATTTGATCTTTTGACTCGCTTCATTGATGTTAGCCATGCCAAACTGGCTATTGTCTTTGCTCGGACCAAACGCCGGGTCGATGAAGTCAGTCGCGGACTGATTGAACGCGGCTACCAGGCCGAAGGAATCCATGGGGACTTATCCCAGGAGAAACGCTCCAGTATTATGAAGGACTTTAAAGACGGCCGTTTGGAAATTTTAGTGGCTACTGATGTGGCGGCCCGTGGCTTAGACATTAGTAACGTAACCCATGTTTATAACTATGATATTCCCCAAGACCCTGAAAGCTATGTCCACCGGATCGGCCGGACGGGACGGGCAGGTAAGGGCGGTATGTCCATTACCTTTGTCTCAAATCATGAAATGGGTTACCTGCGTACTATTGAAAACTTAACCCATAAAAAAATGTCTCCTCTCCGTCCACCAACGGAAGAAGAAGCCTTCACTGGGCAAATCAAGCAATCTCTAGCTGCGGTGGAGGAACTCTTAGAAGAAGACCGTGATGACCAATATGAAGAAGTGGTGAACTACCTCAGCGAAAACTATACGGCTGAACAATTAGCCCTGGCTGTGGTTCGCTCACAAATGAAGGATAAAAATGATGTCAAGGTGTCCATCACGCCTGAGCGGCCTTTAGGGCGGAAACGTTCCGACAAAAACCGTGGCAAGTCCCACTCTAAGAACCGAGGCCAGCATAAGGGGAGAAATCACCACTCCAAGCCAAGACCTAAAAATAATAAGGGCCAAGGCAAGTCTAAGCACACTGGCAACAAAAAACGCAGCCAGGCTAAGAAAGGCAACAAGCCGGCTAAAAACCAATCCACTAAGCAATCATTTACCATTCGTTAA
- a CDS encoding PLDc N-terminal domain-containing protein: MNNVSEYLPFLIPVIVLQVALLVYTLHHILTHKTYKRGGRTFWLVVVVVFMQFVGPILYLLFGKEED; encoded by the coding sequence ATGAATAATGTGAGTGAATATTTACCCTTTTTAATTCCCGTTATCGTCTTACAAGTTGCTTTGTTAGTTTACACCCTCCACCATATCCTCACCCATAAGACCTATAAAAGAGGGGGGCGGACCTTCTGGTTGGTCGTGGTGGTCGTCTTTATGCAATTTGTTGGCCCTATTCTCTATCTACTATTTGGTAAGGAGGAGGACTGA
- a CDS encoding DUF2179 domain-containing protein: MNLYILLFIFGINLIYIMLNTIRTLLAMRGYRSIAPFIAMIEVTIYTIGLSVVMKYLDTPIYLVVYALGYGIGIYLGILLEDKIALGHAVIQIFTQSTDNHLAQSLRQQGYGVTVQTGYGRDGDRLIMTVLTPRSREQQVCRTIEAIDPKVFYISYDAKYIHGGFWTKRLRPSLPHPRKPMRKKSKRQGEDESKDKGD, encoded by the coding sequence ATGAATCTTTATATTTTACTGTTTATCTTTGGCATTAACTTAATTTACATTATGCTCAATACCATCCGTACCCTACTAGCCATGCGGGGCTACCGGTCCATTGCGCCCTTTATCGCCATGATTGAGGTAACCATTTATACCATCGGGCTCTCGGTGGTCATGAAATACCTGGATACCCCCATCTACCTGGTGGTCTATGCCCTAGGTTACGGGATTGGGATTTACCTGGGCATCCTCTTAGAGGATAAGATCGCTCTTGGCCACGCGGTGATTCAGATTTTTACCCAGTCGACGGATAATCATTTAGCCCAAAGTCTGCGCCAACAGGGTTATGGGGTGACCGTGCAGACCGGTTATGGTCGGGATGGTGACCGCTTAATCATGACGGTCTTAACTCCGCGGTCCAGAGAACAGCAAGTCTGCCGTACCATTGAAGCCATTGATCCCAAGGTCTTCTATATCTCTTATGATGCCAAGTATATCCACGGTGGCTTTTGGACCAAGCGTTTGCGGCCCAGTCTTCCCCATCCTAGAAAACCCATGAGGAAAAAAAGTAAAAGGCAGGGGGAGGATGAAAGCAAGGACAAGGGAGACTAA
- a CDS encoding UDP-N-acetylmuramoyl-tripeptide--D-alanyl-D-alanine ligase, with product MSSDQMKALAINEIVKAVGALDYDSRSAHDLITSVAFNSKEIKPGGLFIPLKAARDGHDFIQDAIDHGAQATLWANDPADAPSQIPVIQVEDTFTAFVDLAKYYLGLIGPKVIAVTGSAGKTTTKDMTAATLSTTFNVYKTQGNYNNQLGVPFTILSMPEDTEVLVVEMGMSGPGEIRFLAQLCPMDVAVITMIGESHIEFLGSRENIAKAKLEILEGLKEDGTFIYPGDEPLIDQAVVEMPEIKKIRVGLDDSEDVYAENIVNEREHTHFYTNLSPNVELSIPVSGDYNVKNALMACAVAYSQGLAVEQIKTPLSQFKLTANRSEWLLGKDDIQILNDTYNANPSAMRAVIRNFSQLERPAVTSHKVLVLGDMLELGKYSASMHASIAEEIDSPHIDGVYLYGQEMQALARALKDKGYPEDKIHYYPEDKAALIKDLLDQVHSQDQILVKASHGMGLAEVVAALKA from the coding sequence ATGAGCAGTGATCAGATGAAAGCATTAGCCATCAATGAGATTGTCAAAGCCGTTGGGGCCCTGGACTATGACTCAAGGTCCGCCCATGACTTGATTACATCGGTAGCCTTTAATTCTAAAGAAATAAAGCCAGGGGGCTTGTTTATCCCCCTCAAAGCGGCTCGGGATGGTCACGATTTTATCCAAGATGCCATCGACCATGGGGCCCAAGCCACCTTGTGGGCCAATGATCCCGCCGATGCGCCTAGCCAGATCCCGGTTATCCAGGTGGAAGATACCTTCACCGCCTTTGTTGATCTGGCCAAATATTATCTAGGTCTCATTGGGCCTAAGGTGATTGCCGTTACCGGTTCCGCTGGCAAGACCACGACTAAAGATATGACCGCGGCTACCTTATCAACCACCTTTAATGTCTATAAGACCCAGGGCAATTATAATAACCAGCTGGGTGTTCCCTTTACTATCCTCTCCATGCCGGAAGATACTGAAGTTTTGGTAGTCGAAATGGGGATGTCAGGACCTGGTGAAATTCGTTTCCTCGCCCAACTCTGTCCCATGGATGTTGCGGTGATTACTATGATCGGGGAGAGCCATATTGAATTTCTCGGCTCGCGGGAAAATATTGCCAAGGCCAAGCTAGAGATCCTAGAAGGCTTAAAGGAAGACGGCACCTTCATTTACCCAGGCGACGAGCCCCTGATTGACCAAGCGGTGGTCGAGATGCCGGAAATCAAAAAGATCCGGGTAGGACTGGATGACTCTGAGGATGTCTATGCCGAAAATATTGTCAATGAGCGCGAGCATACTCACTTTTATACCAACTTGTCCCCCAATGTGGAATTATCCATTCCCGTGAGTGGGGATTATAATGTGAAGAATGCCCTCATGGCCTGTGCGGTAGCTTATAGCCAAGGCTTAGCGGTGGAACAAATTAAGACACCCCTGAGTCAATTTAAGCTGACGGCTAACCGCAGTGAGTGGTTATTGGGTAAGGATGACATCCAAATTCTCAACGATACCTATAACGCCAACCCCAGTGCTATGCGGGCAGTTATCCGTAATTTCTCACAATTAGAACGTCCCGCTGTCACCAGCCATAAGGTATTGGTCTTAGGGGATATGTTAGAATTAGGTAAGTACAGCGCCAGCATGCATGCTAGCATTGCTGAGGAGATTGATAGCCCGCATATTGACGGGGTCTATCTCTATGGTCAGGAGATGCAAGCCTTGGCGAGAGCTCTAAAGGATAAGGGCTATCCCGAAGACAAAATTCATTACTATCCTGAAGATAAGGCCGCTTTAATTAAGGACTTATTAGACCAAGTTCACTCCCAAGACCAAATCCTGGTCAAAGCCAGCCACGGTATGGGACTGGCTGAAGTGGTTGCTGCCTTAAAAGCTTAA
- a CDS encoding QueT transporter family protein: MQENKTRPLVINALVAAIYVVIYFIAPQIAYGPIQFRLSEGLNHLNAFDRRYKWGVVAGVFIANFYGFANGLGWYDLVFGTFHTVISFLICDWIYPKLPSVKARLGATTVIFSLMIFIVAFELNLAFQLPFWYTYFTLVVSELIVLAITAPLMYWIDRQVHFHEKIA; this comes from the coding sequence ATGCAAGAGAACAAAACCCGGCCCTTAGTGATTAATGCCCTAGTGGCGGCGATTTATGTGGTGATCTATTTTATCGCCCCTCAAATCGCCTATGGACCGATCCAATTTCGCTTATCTGAAGGGCTGAACCATTTGAATGCTTTTGACCGCCGCTATAAATGGGGTGTGGTGGCAGGTGTCTTCATTGCCAATTTCTATGGTTTTGCCAATGGTTTAGGTTGGTATGACCTGGTCTTTGGGACCTTCCATACCGTCATCAGTTTCTTAATCTGTGATTGGATCTATCCTAAGCTCCCTTCGGTTAAGGCTCGCTTAGGAGCAACGACAGTGATTTTCTCGTTGATGATTTTCATTGTGGCTTTTGAACTGAATCTAGCCTTCCAATTGCCTTTCTGGTACACTTACTTCACCTTAGTGGTCAGCGAGCTGATTGTTTTAGCGATCACAGCGCCACTAATGTACTGGATCGACCGTCAAGTCCACTTCCACGAAAAAATTGCTTAA
- a CDS encoding MerR family transcriptional regulator, which yields MATYTSGELAKLAGVTVRTVQYYHKRGLVFPTSISEGGRRLYSEGDLNQMKTICFLKDLGFSLDDIKQVLDEDNARDLIDLLIDQQIQALELKRQQEEVQLDRLRALQKSLHSFTDLSATGLSSIAKMMNKRKHVQQLHLFILLTALPISLLAGLAIFLLLTQGNFAWMALYFILAIPYGLGISRYYFKQVAYICPECHDDFQPDLKAAIFAKHTPYTRKLTCPHCHYHGYCVETLAQKEGDHYE from the coding sequence GTGGCAACTTATACAAGTGGTGAATTGGCTAAATTAGCGGGGGTGACTGTGAGAACGGTCCAGTACTACCACAAACGCGGTCTGGTTTTTCCAACCAGTATTTCTGAAGGGGGCCGCCGCTTATATTCCGAAGGCGACCTCAATCAAATGAAGACGATCTGTTTTTTGAAGGACCTGGGCTTTTCCTTAGACGATATCAAACAGGTCTTAGATGAGGACAATGCCCGGGACTTGATTGATTTATTAATCGACCAACAGATCCAAGCCTTGGAGCTTAAGCGCCAGCAAGAAGAAGTTCAGCTTGACCGACTTAGAGCCCTGCAAAAAAGCCTCCATTCATTTACTGATCTTTCCGCCACCGGTTTATCGAGCATTGCCAAAATGATGAATAAACGCAAACATGTTCAACAATTACATCTCTTTATCCTGTTAACGGCCCTGCCGATTAGCCTCTTAGCAGGTTTGGCGATTTTCTTACTCCTGACCCAGGGGAACTTTGCCTGGATGGCCCTTTATTTTATCCTGGCGATTCCTTATGGTTTGGGCATTAGCCGTTATTATTTCAAGCAGGTGGCCTATATTTGTCCGGAATGCCATGATGATTTTCAGCCGGACTTGAAGGCGGCCATCTTTGCTAAACATACCCCCTATACCCGGAAACTAACCTGTCCGCATTGCCACTACCATGGCTATTGCGTGGAAACTCTCGCTCAGAAAGAAGGAGACCATTATGAATAA
- a CDS encoding MFS transporter — protein MGDTLYLFAINWFLVSQTQNTALLGKINSISTSILLFSNLLVGPLVDQLNRKKLLIFSDLMSFIACLVCSVLYKDYLADQLILILTSAILSLALAINSPVAKVFTIIQKHSDQEFLGRVFSLLFVFSSLFSPLANVVFGKIIPLIQWQSFTLAGLGVVVVSYSIKKFFFAGE, from the coding sequence TTGGGGGATACCCTTTACTTATTTGCTATCAATTGGTTCCTCGTTTCTCAAACTCAAAATACGGCTTTATTAGGAAAAATAAATAGTATTAGCACTTCAATTTTATTGTTTTCCAATCTTCTAGTCGGCCCGCTTGTTGATCAACTGAATCGAAAAAAATTATTAATCTTTTCAGACTTAATGAGCTTTATAGCTTGCTTAGTCTGCTCTGTATTATATAAAGATTATCTTGCTGATCAATTGATATTAATTCTTACCAGTGCGATTTTGAGCCTTGCTTTGGCCATCAATTCCCCAGTCGCCAAGGTGTTCACGATTATACAAAAGCATAGCGACCAGGAGTTTTTAGGCCGAGTATTTTCATTGCTCTTTGTTTTCAGCTCTTTATTTTCACCTTTAGCTAATGTTGTATTTGGCAAGATCATTCCCCTCATCCAATGGCAGAGCTTTACTTTAGCTGGACTAGGGGTAGTTGTTGTTTCCTATAGCATCAAGAAGTTCTTTTTTGCGGGAGAATAA
- a CDS encoding D-alanine--D-alanine ligase, with product MKIVLLYGGQSAEHDISIMTAQSIIKHINYQKHTLLPVYITQANQWIKGPAIDQAPEADLPLRFNSELDTNDPEHGDLVSPCQVFNGEEVIAFPALHGPHGEDGKIQGLFESLNVPYVGAGVLASAAGMDKIISKQLFQQAQIPQVPFTSLTHFEWDQERAKSLTRIEGELVYPIFVKPANLGSSVGISCANDREELIQAIELAFNYDRRVIVEQGVEAREVEVAVLGNDAIETSVAGEVVKSKSFYNYEEKYINNTVELAIPADLPGEIMDKIRAYAAKAYAAIDSSGLTRVDFFVTHNMDIYINEVNTMPGFTQWSMYPSLWEATGIPYDQLLERLIQLGLERFETYKGLKNEQ from the coding sequence ATGAAGATTGTCTTACTATACGGAGGACAAAGTGCTGAGCATGATATTTCTATTATGACGGCGCAATCAATTATTAAGCATATTAATTATCAAAAGCATACTTTGTTGCCTGTCTACATTACTCAGGCCAATCAATGGATTAAGGGGCCGGCGATTGACCAAGCTCCAGAAGCGGACCTTCCGCTCCGCTTTAACTCTGAATTGGACACTAATGACCCTGAACATGGCGACTTAGTCAGTCCTTGCCAAGTCTTTAACGGGGAAGAAGTCATTGCTTTTCCAGCCTTACACGGTCCCCACGGAGAAGATGGTAAGATTCAAGGCTTATTTGAAAGCTTGAATGTGCCTTATGTGGGCGCGGGTGTTCTCGCTAGTGCAGCGGGCATGGATAAAATTATTTCCAAACAGCTCTTCCAACAAGCGCAAATTCCCCAAGTGCCTTTTACCTCATTGACACATTTTGAATGGGACCAAGAACGGGCCAAAAGCCTCACCCGGATTGAAGGGGAATTGGTTTATCCCATCTTCGTCAAGCCCGCTAACCTCGGGTCCAGTGTGGGGATTTCCTGTGCCAATGACCGGGAAGAATTAATTCAAGCCATTGAGTTGGCCTTTAATTATGACCGGCGGGTAATTGTGGAACAAGGAGTAGAAGCCCGTGAGGTAGAAGTGGCCGTGCTCGGTAATGATGCCATTGAAACCTCAGTGGCCGGGGAAGTGGTCAAGTCTAAGAGTTTCTATAACTACGAGGAAAAATACATCAATAATACCGTAGAATTAGCCATTCCTGCTGACCTCCCTGGTGAGATTATGGATAAGATCCGTGCTTACGCTGCTAAGGCCTATGCGGCCATTGATTCTAGTGGCTTAACCCGGGTGGACTTCTTTGTCACCCATAATATGGATATTTACATCAATGAAGTCAACACCATGCCTGGCTTCACCCAATGGTCCATGTATCCATCCTTATGGGAAGCCACTGGTATTCCTTATGACCAATTGCTGGAAAGATTAATCCAATTAGGCTTAGAACGTTTTGAAACTTATAAAGGATTGAAAAATGAGCAGTGA